A window of the Cicer arietinum cultivar CDC Frontier isolate Library 1 chromosome 6, Cicar.CDCFrontier_v2.0, whole genome shotgun sequence genome harbors these coding sequences:
- the LOC101514049 gene encoding basic blue protein-like precursor, protein MALGRGSALVVLLVCFLVIHSELAQAAIYTVGGAGGWTFNTIAWPNGKNFKAGDTLVFNYSPGAHNVVAVSKAGYGSCKTPRGAKVYRSGKDQIRLARGQNYFICNYVGHCESGMKIAINAV, encoded by the exons ATGGCTTTGGGAAGAGGCAGTGCATTGGTTGTTCTACTAGTTTGCTTTTTGGTGATTCACTCTGAGTTGGCTCAGGCTGCCATCTACACTGTTGGAGGTGCTGGTGGTTGGACCTTTAACACTATTGCCTGGCCTAATGGGAAAAACTTTAAAgctggtgatacacttg TATTCAACTATAGTCCGGGTGCACACAATGTGGTGGCAGTGAGCAAAGCAGGGTATGGTAGCTGCAAGACTCCAAGAGGAGCCAAAGTGTATCGGTCAGGAAAAGATCAGATAAGGCTTGCTAGAGGACAAAACTATTTCATCTGCAATTATGTTGGTCACTGCGAGTCTGGAATGAAAATTGCCATCAATgctgtttga